The Setaria italica strain Yugu1 chromosome IX, Setaria_italica_v2.0, whole genome shotgun sequence genome has a window encoding:
- the LOC101786959 gene encoding mitogen-activated protein kinase kinase 9, whose translation MALAREKRLPPLHLSLNVPSRPAVQEPAFRHANPPVAAAQPASTPLARSSQFRLADFDRLAVLGRGNGGTVYKVRHRETSALYALKVLHQGDAAAEADILGRTASPFVVRCHSVLPAPASGDVALLLELADGGSLDSVSGRRGAFPEAALAEVAGQALSGLAYLHARRVVHLDIKPANLLATTAGEVKVADFGIARVLPRAGDHCTSYAGTAAYMSPERFDPEAHGGHYDPCAADVWSLGVTVLELLVGRYPLLPAGQQPNWAALMCAICFGERPALPDGAASPELRSFVAACLQKDYRKRASVAELLAHPFVAGRDVTRSRRALRELVAEA comes from the coding sequence ATGGCTCTAGCAAGAGAGAAGAGGCTTCCGCCACTCCACCTCTCGCTGAACGTCCCGTCCCGCCCCGCCGTCCAGGAGCCGGCCTTCCGCCACGCCAACCCTCCGGTCGCCGCGGCGCAGCCCGCCTCGACCCCGCTAGCACGGTCGAGCCAGTTCCGGCTCGCCGACTTCGACCGGCTCGCCGTCCTGGGTCGCGGGAACGGCGGCACCGTGTACAAGGTGCGCCACCGTGAGACCTCCGCGCTCTACGCGCTCAAGGTCCTGCACcagggcgacgccgccgccgaggcggacATCCTCGGCCGCACCGCCTCGCCGTTCGTCGTCAGGTGCCACTCCGTCCTGCCGGCGCCCGCGTCGGGCGACGTCGCGCTGCTCCTCGAGCTGGCGGACGGCGGGTCGCTGGACTCCGTCAGTGGCCGGCGCGGGGCGTTCCcggaggcggcgctcgcggaGGTGGCGGGGCAGGCGCTGTCCGGGCTGGCCTACCTCCACGCCCGCCGCGTCGTGCACCTCGACATCAAGCCGGCGAACCTCCTTGCCACCACGGCCGGGGAGGtcaaggtcgccgacttcggcaTCGCAAGAGTCCTCCCCCGCGCCGGCGACCACTGCACGTCGTACGCGGGCACCGCCGCGTACATGAGCCCCGAGCGCTTCGACCCGGAGGCGCACGGCGGGCACTACGACCCCTGCGCCGCCGACGTGTGGAGCCTCGGGGTCACCGTCCTGGAGCTCCTCGTCGGCCGCTACCCGCTGCTCCCCGCCGGGCAGCAGCCGAACTGGGCGGCGCTCATGTGCGCCATCTGCTTCGGCGAACGTCCCGCGCTACCCGACGGCGCCGCGTCGCCGGAGCTCCGGAGTTTCGTCGCCGCGTGCCTGCAGAAGGACTACCGCAAGAGGGCGTCCGTCGCGGAGCTTCTTGCCCACCCGTTCGTCGCCGGGAGGGACGTGACGAGGTCGAGGCGCGCGCTCCGAGAGCTGGTCGCGGAGGCCTAG